The following coding sequences lie in one Alicyclobacillus curvatus genomic window:
- the flhB gene encoding flagellar biosynthesis protein FlhB, with translation MLVFDLQRFAGEKTERATPERRRQARREGQVPRSSELTSALTMLTGVILLRVSGPKFWNTWMNAMNQLFSNAGRVDLAKQGQVLDLMHQNLRLMLGLLAPLLGAVMVVGAAAGFAQTGPMFLPNLLLPKFSRINPIEGWKRLFSLRASVEAGKSVLKLAIVGLVAYSATRGVIDKVALLTQTQVTSLPAVVGQIVFRLAIEIGILFVVLAFLDYLFQRFEFEKSIRMSRDDIKQEYRNQEGDPVIRSQLRQRGRALAMRRMMQDVPKADVVVTNPTHYAIALLYDAKTMNAPRVIAKGQDEMARRIREIATHAGVPLMENRILARALYREVEIGTEVPGELFRAVAEVLATVYRLREERVRR, from the coding sequence ATGCTGGTGTTCGACTTACAGCGGTTCGCGGGTGAGAAAACCGAACGAGCGACACCAGAGCGTCGGCGTCAGGCCAGGCGTGAAGGGCAGGTTCCGCGAAGCTCAGAACTGACGTCAGCCCTCACCATGTTGACAGGCGTCATTCTGCTGCGCGTCAGCGGTCCAAAGTTTTGGAACACGTGGATGAACGCGATGAACCAGTTGTTTTCGAACGCAGGGCGTGTGGATCTCGCCAAACAGGGGCAAGTTCTTGATTTAATGCATCAGAATCTGCGCCTGATGCTCGGGCTGCTCGCTCCACTCCTTGGTGCCGTGATGGTGGTAGGTGCTGCGGCAGGATTTGCGCAAACCGGGCCGATGTTCCTGCCAAACCTACTGCTTCCGAAGTTCAGCCGCATCAATCCCATCGAAGGCTGGAAACGACTGTTTAGCCTCCGAGCATCGGTTGAAGCTGGAAAATCTGTGCTAAAACTTGCTATCGTCGGTCTGGTTGCCTACAGTGCGACCAGAGGCGTGATTGACAAGGTAGCCCTGCTTACACAGACACAAGTGACGAGTTTACCGGCTGTGGTTGGGCAGATTGTATTTCGTCTTGCAATTGAGATTGGTATTTTGTTCGTCGTGCTAGCGTTCTTGGACTACCTGTTCCAGCGATTTGAGTTCGAAAAAAGCATCCGCATGTCTCGCGACGACATTAAGCAGGAGTACCGCAACCAGGAGGGCGATCCCGTGATTCGCTCGCAACTGCGACAGCGCGGTCGGGCTCTCGCCATGCGCCGCATGATGCAAGATGTACCAAAAGCGGATGTTGTCGTTACAAACCCGACTCACTACGCTATTGCGCTGTTGTACGACGCGAAGACGATGAACGCCCCGAGAGTCATCGCCAAGGGGCAGGATGAAATGGCGCGGCGAATCCGTGAGATTGCCACCCACGCTGGCGTCCCGCTGATGGAGAACCGGATTTTAGCGCGGGCCCTGTATCGCGAAGTTGAAATTGGCACAGAGGTGCCTGGAGAACTGTTTCGGGCGGTCGCCGAAGTGCTTGCGACGGTCTATCGCTTGAGAGAAGAGCGCGTTAGGAGGTGA
- the flhF gene encoding flagellar biosynthesis protein FlhF — protein MMIRRYIVKDIPEAVVMIRRDLGKDAVILNTKKVWTKRWLGLWRTRRVEVVAATGDDVPRKAAQSSDPQMGYRTQQPSDPQMGYRTQQPSDPQMGYRTQQPSDSQMAYRTQQPSVHQTAQTSQYGNSQTGPRSVAVVQQAPETATPVFATGTGQYTQQPGFIRTAGESGMQPRVSPASTTESDSAFRPLAAAVGYSAAETRSQRYAPEGIEEVQMLWNEISELKQKLNRSEKPSAPERGYPRLRQHLLAQGVSPTRVDDILKKCELLSDASSRDATLLSFEAMRQTFVSVVVESLGNLAQTRPISADSRIIGFVGPTGVGKTTTIAKLAALHVLEGKRKVGLLTTDTFRIAAVDQLRTYANILNIPLEVVYQDSELETALEALADRDLILVDTAGRNFSNPKHVRETHTLLDALGCDEAHLVLSFTSKPEDLEEIIQSFKDMPVTQVLLTKLDETRSYGGGLNLLLDFRRPLSYITMGQNVPDDIAVASTEKLLRLIAGGARF, from the coding sequence ATGATGATTCGTAGATATATCGTCAAGGACATTCCTGAGGCCGTCGTCATGATTCGCAGGGACTTGGGAAAAGACGCGGTCATTCTGAATACGAAAAAGGTGTGGACCAAGCGCTGGCTTGGCTTGTGGCGGACTCGACGGGTCGAAGTGGTGGCTGCGACGGGGGACGATGTGCCACGGAAAGCAGCGCAGTCGTCTGACCCGCAAATGGGTTATCGAACACAGCAGCCGTCTGACCCGCAAATGGGTTATCGAACACAGCAGCCGTCTGACCCGCAAATGGGTTATCGAACACAGCAGCCGTCTGACTCGCAAATGGCTTATCGAACACAGCAACCGTCGGTCCACCAAACAGCGCAGACTTCTCAGTATGGGAACAGTCAAACTGGGCCACGGTCTGTTGCAGTTGTGCAGCAGGCGCCGGAAACAGCAACTCCAGTGTTTGCAACTGGGACCGGACAGTACACGCAGCAACCGGGGTTCATCAGGACGGCAGGGGAGAGTGGAATGCAACCGCGAGTCAGCCCTGCATCGACGACTGAAAGCGACAGTGCATTCCGGCCCCTGGCGGCTGCGGTCGGATACAGCGCAGCAGAGACGCGAAGCCAGAGGTATGCACCAGAGGGAATCGAAGAAGTGCAGATGCTCTGGAACGAGATCTCGGAATTGAAACAGAAGCTAAATCGTTCCGAGAAGCCATCAGCTCCTGAACGAGGCTATCCACGCTTGCGCCAGCACTTACTCGCTCAGGGTGTAAGTCCGACCCGCGTTGACGACATCCTGAAGAAGTGTGAATTGCTGTCCGATGCATCATCTCGGGATGCCACCTTGCTGAGTTTCGAAGCCATGCGTCAGACCTTTGTTAGCGTGGTGGTTGAGAGTTTGGGCAATTTGGCACAGACCCGTCCCATCAGTGCAGATTCACGCATCATCGGGTTTGTCGGGCCAACCGGTGTTGGCAAAACCACAACGATTGCGAAACTGGCAGCGCTCCACGTTCTCGAAGGAAAACGGAAAGTGGGTCTCTTGACCACGGACACGTTTCGGATTGCCGCTGTCGACCAGTTAAGGACGTATGCCAACATCCTGAACATTCCGCTTGAAGTGGTCTATCAAGATTCGGAACTTGAGACAGCCCTCGAGGCGCTGGCCGATCGAGATCTCATCCTTGTGGATACTGCGGGACGAAACTTCAGCAATCCGAAACACGTGCGCGAGACGCATACACTTCTCGACGCTCTTGGGTGCGATGAAGCCCACTTGGTCTTGTCGTTTACAAGTAAGCCCGAAGACCTCGAAGAAATCATCCAGTCCTTCAAAGACATGCCTGTCACACAGGTTTTGTTGACCAAACTTGATGAGACCAGGTCATATGGTGGAGGCTTGAATCTGCTGCTCGATTTTCGGCGTCCGCTGTCATACATAACGATGGGTCAAAATGTGCCAGATGACATCGCAGTCGCCTCCACGGAAAAACTGTTGCGACTCATTGCCGGGGGGGCGAGGTTTTGA
- the fliQ gene encoding flagellar biosynthesis protein FliQ: MDANFIIGLGAQVMWVIVKLTAPVLGFGLAVGLLVSIFQATTQIQEQTLAFVPKIAAVIIALLVFGPWMLATLLSFSQGILGQLNTFIQ, translated from the coding sequence GTGGACGCGAACTTCATTATCGGTCTTGGTGCACAGGTGATGTGGGTGATTGTAAAGTTGACTGCTCCCGTTTTGGGGTTTGGACTCGCTGTCGGCCTGTTGGTGAGTATTTTTCAGGCAACAACTCAAATCCAGGAACAGACGCTTGCCTTTGTACCCAAAATCGCGGCTGTAATCATTGCACTCTTAGTCTTCGGACCTTGGATGCTGGCTACCTTGCTCAGCTTTAGCCAAGGAATTCTCGGTCAGTTGAACACGTTTATTCAATGA
- the flhA gene encoding flagellar biosynthesis protein FlhA, producing the protein MKRSDLLVMGAVIGIVVMMVIPLPKLLLDVLLVINLFVSLTVLMVAMNTREPLDFSVFPSLLLITTLYRLALNVSSTRLILLHADAGAVISTFGNFVVGGSLVVGFIIFLILVVIQFIVITKGAERVAEVAARFTLDAMPGKQIAIDADLNAGLITEADARRRRQQIEREADFYGAMDGASKFVKGDAIASMLIVAINTVGGFIIGMLIKHDPWNIALHQYTLLSVGDGLVSQIPALLLSTATGLMVTRAASETNLGSDLVDQVFSYSNALFVVSGALALLGFTPIGILRTWPIAGLAAYGGYRIRRRTKALEVKEQEQAVRTKQEDHKKPESVLSLLDVEPIEFEFGYGLIPIVDSKQGGDLLDRVVMIRRQLALELGLVIPVIRLRDNIQLRPSEYSIKVRGVEVAKGELMMGHYLAMSAGPEDPAITGIATTEPAFGLPALWIGSDMRLRAEAAGYTVVDPPAVVATHLTEVLRRHVHELLTRQDTKALLDHVRETSPAVVEEVTPNPLSIGEVQRVLANLLQEKISIRDMITILESLADGARQTKDIDTLTEFVRQALARQICHQFRLPDEPLTVLTFSPSVEESIQTAMVHHDGGAYINLDADSSQRVFRRLREESNKLSATGKTPVLLVHPQLRLPLRRWLARSLPDIVLLSYNELDPAVDIESAGVVNL; encoded by the coding sequence ATGAAGCGATCCGATTTACTCGTCATGGGTGCTGTCATTGGGATTGTCGTAATGATGGTGATTCCGCTCCCGAAATTATTGCTCGACGTGTTGCTTGTCATTAACCTGTTTGTTTCCTTGACGGTTCTGATGGTCGCCATGAATACCAGAGAGCCGCTCGACTTCTCCGTCTTTCCGTCGCTGCTTTTGATTACCACCTTATACAGGCTTGCCTTGAACGTGTCGTCAACGCGTTTGATTTTACTGCATGCTGACGCAGGTGCCGTCATCTCAACGTTCGGTAACTTTGTCGTTGGCGGCAGCCTCGTTGTCGGCTTTATCATCTTTCTGATACTCGTTGTTATCCAGTTCATTGTCATCACTAAAGGTGCAGAACGCGTCGCCGAAGTAGCAGCAAGATTTACCTTGGACGCGATGCCAGGAAAGCAAATCGCCATCGATGCTGATTTGAACGCGGGCCTCATTACAGAGGCAGACGCGCGCAGACGCCGCCAGCAAATCGAACGTGAAGCAGATTTCTACGGGGCGATGGACGGTGCGTCGAAGTTCGTTAAGGGAGACGCCATCGCATCGATGTTGATTGTCGCCATCAACACCGTTGGTGGTTTCATCATCGGCATGCTCATAAAGCACGACCCATGGAACATTGCCCTGCACCAGTACACCTTACTCTCTGTGGGTGATGGTCTTGTCAGCCAGATACCGGCTTTACTCTTGTCGACCGCGACAGGTCTGATGGTGACCCGAGCCGCATCTGAAACGAACCTTGGGTCTGACCTGGTAGACCAGGTCTTCTCGTACTCCAACGCGCTCTTTGTGGTTTCTGGCGCCTTGGCGTTGCTTGGCTTCACGCCAATTGGCATCCTGCGAACATGGCCCATTGCTGGACTCGCCGCGTATGGAGGGTACCGCATCCGCAGGCGTACCAAGGCGCTTGAAGTGAAAGAACAGGAGCAGGCGGTTCGAACAAAACAAGAAGACCACAAGAAGCCGGAGAGTGTCCTGTCCCTGCTCGACGTAGAGCCCATTGAATTTGAGTTTGGCTATGGCCTCATCCCGATTGTGGATAGTAAGCAAGGCGGTGACCTGCTCGATAGGGTTGTCATGATTCGCCGCCAGCTCGCGCTCGAACTTGGGCTTGTCATCCCCGTAATCCGCCTGCGGGATAATATCCAGTTGCGCCCGTCCGAGTACAGCATTAAGGTGCGCGGTGTTGAAGTGGCCAAAGGCGAGTTGATGATGGGACACTACCTGGCCATGAGTGCCGGACCTGAGGACCCGGCGATTACGGGTATTGCCACGACGGAGCCAGCATTTGGATTACCAGCCCTTTGGATTGGTTCGGACATGCGTCTGCGTGCGGAGGCGGCCGGTTATACGGTTGTTGATCCCCCAGCCGTTGTGGCAACGCATTTGACAGAAGTCTTGCGTAGACATGTGCACGAACTCCTCACGCGACAGGACACAAAAGCCTTGCTCGATCACGTTCGGGAAACGTCACCCGCCGTCGTCGAGGAGGTCACTCCGAACCCACTGTCAATTGGCGAAGTGCAGCGGGTGCTTGCAAATCTGTTGCAGGAAAAAATATCTATCCGGGACATGATTACAATTCTCGAAAGCCTTGCGGATGGGGCGAGACAGACAAAAGACATCGACACACTGACAGAGTTCGTACGTCAAGCTTTGGCTCGGCAAATCTGTCATCAGTTCAGATTGCCAGATGAGCCCCTGACGGTACTAACGTTTTCACCATCGGTGGAAGAGTCCATTCAGACTGCCATGGTTCACCATGATGGTGGGGCATACATCAATCTTGACGCCGATTCTTCGCAACGCGTCTTTCGACGGTTGCGTGAAGAGTCGAATAAGCTGTCTGCCACTGGCAAGACACCTGTACTGCTCGTTCATCCGCAGCTCCGGCTGCCGCTGCGGCGATGGCTGGCCCGTTCTTTGCCTGACATCGTCTTATTGTCCTACAATGAATTGGATCCGGCCGTTGACATTGAAAGCGCAGGGGTGGTGAATCTGTAA
- a CDS encoding MinD/ParA family protein, with product MTGLGADQAEKLRNLMSDTVPHGVGGGGTVIAITSGKGGVGKSNFCINFAIGLKELGHRPVVIDADVGFADIEVLLGIHPTHTIVDVVQGMSIWDALSYDSNGLAFLAASTGLTDIHDLGQEEMLRLMTEMEKLHEQFDVVLIDSGAGMGRNIGKLLSAADEVFLVTTPEPTAIADAYAVMKMLAVRGTVPPTRMVVNRVSNFVAGRETAEKLQLVASRFLDVEVGVLGYILEDSTVSKAVMQQSALLFGFPDSVASRCIRQLVRNYLRVEPPREKSGISRFFERLLGRRRYGNEVSSTHSA from the coding sequence TTGACCGGGTTAGGAGCGGATCAGGCAGAAAAACTGCGGAATCTAATGTCTGACACTGTCCCGCACGGGGTCGGTGGAGGCGGAACGGTCATTGCGATTACGAGTGGTAAAGGCGGCGTTGGAAAGTCGAATTTTTGCATCAATTTTGCCATCGGGCTGAAAGAACTTGGACATAGACCCGTGGTTATCGACGCCGACGTGGGATTTGCAGATATTGAAGTGCTGCTCGGGATTCATCCGACGCATACGATTGTCGACGTTGTTCAGGGCATGAGCATCTGGGACGCGCTCAGCTATGACTCCAATGGATTGGCGTTTTTGGCCGCAAGTACGGGTCTCACAGACATCCATGACCTCGGTCAGGAGGAGATGCTCCGACTGATGACGGAGATGGAGAAACTGCATGAGCAGTTTGACGTGGTATTAATTGATTCTGGTGCTGGCATGGGGCGCAACATCGGGAAGTTACTCTCTGCCGCTGATGAGGTCTTTCTTGTGACAACCCCAGAGCCAACCGCTATCGCTGATGCCTATGCTGTGATGAAGATGTTGGCCGTTCGTGGCACGGTGCCGCCGACGAGGATGGTCGTCAATCGTGTCAGCAATTTCGTTGCTGGCAGGGAGACCGCCGAAAAACTGCAACTCGTTGCGTCCCGCTTTCTTGATGTGGAAGTCGGCGTTCTCGGATACATTCTTGAGGACTCCACGGTTTCCAAAGCAGTCATGCAGCAGTCAGCCTTACTGTTTGGTTTCCCGGATTCCGTTGCGTCGCGCTGCATTCGCCAATTGGTACGGAATTACCTGCGTGTGGAACCGCCGCGCGAAAAAAGTGGTATCAGCAGATTCTTTGAACGTTTGCTTGGGCGAAGACGCTATGGCAACGAAGTGAGTTCTACGCACTCGGCATGA
- the fliR gene encoding flagellar biosynthetic protein FliR, whose amino-acid sequence MNMWQYVLSNYPVFLLVLLRMAGFIGTSPYLSMQAWPAPAKVGLAAFTALWVAPTLHITVPDPFTNAGMFVVDALKETVIGMFLGIIASMMVSAVTVAGQAFDIDIGFSSAVLFDPSAGASVGITSSFLSWMFTVFFLGIGGLDGLMLAMMKSYQFIPLGVLHFPSNTWAVLSAILGLAMTIGIQMVAPMLVAMLLSDLTFALLSRAVPQMNVFVVGLPAKLFVGLTLFAAVMPGVVYVMNQLFQAMFQQLNGVLMWLGG is encoded by the coding sequence ATGAACATGTGGCAGTACGTACTCTCGAACTACCCGGTATTTTTGCTGGTGCTGCTTCGCATGGCAGGATTCATCGGGACATCGCCGTACCTGTCGATGCAGGCCTGGCCGGCGCCGGCAAAAGTGGGTCTGGCGGCGTTCACGGCCTTGTGGGTGGCTCCCACGTTGCACATCACCGTTCCTGATCCGTTTACAAATGCGGGCATGTTTGTGGTGGACGCGCTGAAGGAGACAGTGATTGGCATGTTTCTCGGCATCATCGCAAGCATGATGGTGTCGGCTGTGACCGTCGCGGGACAAGCCTTTGATATCGACATCGGGTTCTCAAGCGCCGTGTTGTTTGACCCAAGTGCCGGAGCATCAGTTGGGATTACAAGCTCATTTCTCTCCTGGATGTTTACGGTCTTCTTTCTCGGGATTGGCGGTCTGGATGGCCTCATGCTGGCAATGATGAAGTCTTATCAGTTTATTCCCTTGGGGGTTTTGCACTTTCCGTCAAATACATGGGCTGTCTTGTCGGCTATTCTTGGGCTCGCAATGACCATTGGCATTCAGATGGTCGCACCGATGCTCGTGGCCATGTTGCTCAGTGACCTGACGTTTGCACTCCTGTCACGAGCCGTGCCGCAGATGAATGTGTTTGTCGTAGGTCTTCCGGCCAAATTGTTTGTCGGACTTACTTTGTTTGCGGCGGTGATGCCTGGGGTCGTGTACGTCATGAACCAGTTGTTTCAGGCGATGTTTCAACAGTTAAATGGTGTCTTGATGTGGCTGGGAGGATAG